Genomic segment of Paenibacillus sp. FSL R5-0623:
GCCTGGCTGCTCGGCGAACTATTGTTATTTTTTATCCCGTCAGCCGTTGGCATTATGAACTATATGCCCATGCTGGAGCATGACGGACTGCAGATTTTATTCATCGTACTACTTAGTACATTTCTGGTCATGTCCTGCACAGGCCTGGTTGCTACACGAATCGCGAAACGAAAGGAGCGTCACACCGGATGATTGGATTTCTCTGCCTGCTGTTAACCGTCGGTATCTATGCGGTCGCCAAACGAATGTATCGTAATCTGCCAAAAGTATATCTGTCTCCACTGCTCATTACGCCGCTGCTTGTTGTTGGCATATTGCTCGCAACCGGAACGGATTATGCCACGTATAGCAGTGGCGGCAAATGGCTGAGTCTGCTTCTCCAACCGGCCACGGTGGCTTTTGCCGTACCGCTCTATACCTTTTTCCATGTACTCAAAAAACATATTTCCGAGATTGTCTTCAGTGTCATGACCGGCTCGGTCGTTGCCGTACTTTCTTCTGCCCTGCTCGCCAAATGGTTGCGCCTGGATTCCGGTCTCATTCATAGTCTGATCCCAAGATCGATTACCACCCCAATTGCCATGAACGTTTCGGCTACCATCGGTGGCATTCCCGCAGTCACAGCTGTTTTTGTTATTATGACTGGCCTGCTCGGAGTGATTATGGGCCCTTCGATCGTTAAGATGCTACGCATCGATGGGGAGATTGCACGAGGCACACTGTTTGGAACCGGTGCCCATGGCACAGGGACATCCAAGGCGTTTGAACTGAGTTCCCTAACGGGTACCATCTCCAGCATCTCCATGGTGCTCGCTGCCTTGTTCACTTTAGCCGTTGCACCCGTCCTTTCTAAACTTATTTTCCCATAATGGATGGAATTATCCACTTTTTTGAAATATTATTGTTGTATTAAAGCCCTTTCTTCCTTACAATAAGGACAGGTTTTTAATTGTGAATATTGCGGGGGAGATGCGATGAAAAGAACCGGAATGAAGAGATCTCTGGACCGTCTTGGACGAATTGTCCTTCCCAAAGAAATGCGGGATACGATGGAAATCCATATCGGCGATCCGCTTGAGTTTTTCATTGAAGGGAAAGAGTTGATTTTAAGAAAGTACAAATCAACATTATGTATTTTTTGCGGTGATGTAGATACGGAAATGTATTTCAAAGAACAATTCATCTGCCGGACTTGTGCAATTCAATTAAAACACCCGGATGACTCTCCCGACTGGTTCGTACCTCAGAACAAACAGGCTCCTGCACCCGTGGAGCGTCCTGCTTCCAAATCCGCCTCAGTCTCATCTCCCGCTAGGGAAGAAGGGACCACAGCTGATAACCAAGAATACCCGGATCTGCGGCCGAAGACGGCACGTATGCTGCAACAGATGAAAGAAATTGTTGAACAGAATCCCGGTTTGGCTCAACAGCAAATTGCGGAAAAGCTTGGCATCAGCCAAGGACGCGTCTCTCAATTAAAAAAGTTACTATAATTAAAATGGCATTTGATCATCATTTATAGTCAGAAGACCTTCCGATCAGGAAGTCCCGCTGCAAGAGAACCCGTTGTTTTTCGTGGGTTCTTCTTTTTTTATATTCATATTGTCATGGAAAGGAGTTCTATGGATAAAATTCTGTATTTATCACAATTCGACCTCATGTCCTCCTTGTCCGAGGCAGACCTGATTGAAATGGATGGGATGACTTCTATTACGACCATACCCAAAAACAGACAGATCCAGACACCGGATACGTTTACAGAAGGTTTCTATTTTGTAAAACGGGGAAAGGTTCGTTTATATACTTTAAACCCGGAGGGCAAGCAGTTCACTCTCGATATTTTGACGGAAGGTAACGTGTTTGGAGAAATGAACGGAATCTCACTCGGAACACGTGCTGTTTATATCGAAACGATGGAGGAGTGTGATATTTGCCTGATGAACAAACAACGTTTTGAACAGTTTCTGATTGAACATCCACAGTTTATGATGAGACTGATGAACGTACTAAGCGAGCGGATCAAACGAATGAGCGAGTTGACACAGACGCTCGCACTCGGAAGCCTGCATGAAAAGGTGATACATAATCTCTTCCGGCTGGCTGAACAGATGGGATGGATCGAAGAAGATGAGTACTGCCGGATTCAACTTGGGCTTACCCATCAGGAGATTGCCTGGATGGCGGGAGCCACACGGGAATCGGTTACGATTGTCATGCAAGACTTGGCAAAAGCAGGCCGTATTCGTACCGGATTCAAATCAGTCTCCCTTCATCGTGACGAAATCGCCATCCTTCGGAAAATAACTGCCCACTTGTAAGATGCATTACATCCCTGTTCTCCAGCAAGTTGTACTGTATAGCTCATAAGTCTATACAACCAAGGAGGAGTACATACCGTTGGATGCTAAATCAGATCTATTTATCCCTGAAAACATTCTTCTTCGCAAAGGTGCCCGTAAAGCAACGGAAATCCCTGAGCATATCCGCAATTGGCTACAAGCAGGACATATCGAATCGGTTAATCTGACCGAATGGCTGGCTGTAGATCATGTTTCTCTTTTTCAGAAGGTTACCCATGAATGGGGAATGGATGCCGAAACCAGAGCAATTACAGAGCAGTTAACACAGATGGATGAGCAGCGGATCATGAAAATCATCCCGGCCATAGCCATGCAATGGCTTAATCTGTTGAAACGTCTAACCATGAATGAACAAACGAATCTCTTTCGTTCCATTGCAGAGCTCGTTCAGACAGTGTTCGCTGCTGGGCGGCTTATATCATTGGGCTGGATTCCGGTCTGAACCTGACTGAAAAGTTGGAGCAGATTCGGCCCTTTGCAGCAGATCATCACTTTGGTGTAAGAGAAATCGCCTGGATGGCTGTACGGGAGTCCATCTCTGCCGAATTATCCTCAGCCTTGCAACAGTTAATCCGATGGAGCGTTGACCCTGATCCACTGATCCGTCGCTTTGCCATAGAATCAATCAGACCTCGTGGCGTCTGGGCCAAGCATATTCAGGAGTTAAAAGAAAATCCGGCCATGGCCCTTCCCTTGCTTGACGCGGTGAAATCCGATGCCCATAAGTATGTGCAGGATTCGGTAAGTAACTGGCTGAACGATGCCAGCAAGACCAATCCAGAGTGGGTGCGGCAGGTCTGTGCCACTTGGACTCAGCAGTCGGATACCAAACATACGCGGCGAATCGTTACACGTGCCACGCGAAGTCTTACATAAAAAAGATGACCACCGCTCACTGGCAGTGGTCATCTTCTGTATAACACTTACGCCTGAATCGCGTCCATCTGGCCTTCTTCTTCCTCTTCCAATCTGCGCATGCCCACAATCAGGACAATGATATTAGCTACCAACAACACAGCCGGGAACGGAACAGCAGCGTATTGTGCATAGATCAGGTGACTTCCCACGGCCCCAATCAGAATGAATGTCAGTATGCCAGAAGCCAGGATGCGAGTACGTGGAATCACCAATCCTACTGCACTAAGCAACTCCGCAGCACCGAGCAGATACATCGTCCATGTCGGATAAGAGAAACTCTCGAAGGTCTGAATCATCATGTCCGCCCCACTAATCTTGTTAAACCCAGTCATGACGAATACACCTGCTAGCACAACCAGAAAAATATAACCCAAAATCTTATTCATATGTAGATCCTCCTGTAACAAATTATATGTTCCTACTATGTAATGATTATTTTTGCGAAAAATAGTAAAAAAGAATCTATGCAAAAGTTCCCCGAAGGTAACTCTATTTTCATCTGTTTAGCTAGGTTCACTTTCGAAATAGTACATGTGTATACTATACGTATTATTTTTCACCAACTTACTTTTATGAAGTTAGTATACAATGATAAGATAATTTCTTCAAGTAATTTTCCGCAGTATGATGTATAATACATACAAAAGGTATGTTACAGTATATTTTGTAGTAACCCTCATTTACTTGGATGTCCTATATTCTTAAAGCGGCAGAAATCATGTCCTTTCATATACAACTTTGAAAAAAATAATTATGAATCGAGGTGAACACGTTGAAGCTGAAAAAAGTAAAAGCACCAAGTCCCTGTATGATCACTCAAGCCATAGACATCATAGGGAAGAAGTGGGTACTGTTAATCATGTACCAACTGTTGTCCGGACCGAAGCGGTTTACGGAACTTGAAGCAGAGATGGCCATCAGTGGACGACTTTTATCGGAGAGATTGAAGGAAATGGAGACCGAAGGTATCGTAACCCGGCACATGTTTCCCGAGATTCCTCCTCGTGTAGAGTATGAGTTAACACCGAAAGGCAGAGCCATTGAACCTGTCATTGATCAGATCTACAGCTGGTCATCTGACTGGTTGAAACAGCAGAAATCCGAGTAGTTGAATTGTTGCTCAATATTCTCTACTCAACTCAAATACGCCTGAATCAGGCTGATCTGCGGATCATTCCCTGATTCAGGCGTATTTATATTACCTTCAACCTTTTAATGAGAGAGATGTTTAGAAGGCTGAAGCTGTACAGGCAGAGCGGAATCTGCCGATGCGAGCGCTGCCGTTGTAATCTCCTGTGTACGGCAGGCATCCGCATAATCGGACAGAATTCGTGAACGGTCTCCCGTACGCAGGGCGTGAATGAACGCTTCATTCTCACGCTCGTATGGATTATGTCCTGCCGGAATCTCCTGGCCTGCCATCGAATGTTTTGCAGCACTTGGCAGAAGCAAACGTTCCGGCGTCCAATCCCACACACCTGCATCCGTGTAGAACTGGAGCCCAGCACCACCCTCTCCATCTGGCAACAGACATGTATTGGCGATACTTGCAATTGCTCCACTTTCCAGCTTGAGCGTCACATTCGCCACATCGGCAACGGTGACATGCTCATGCTTCTCATGCATGCTTCGCTGAGCTGCTACAGCATATACCTCCGTAACTTCTCCTGCACAATACCGAAGCAAGTCTACAATATGTGTAGTCTGCTCTACGAATTGTCCTCCTGAACCGTCCTGACGCCGCCACCAGGAAACTCCGGGCATTCCGCCCATCCAGCGGCCAAGTGCCATACCAACCGTCTGTTCTTTCATCGCTTGCTGCAGGACCTGCGCAGCCTCCTGATAACGGAAATGGTAACCTACAGAGGTTAACAAACCGCTCTTCTGTACCTGTTCCAATACCTGACGCGGAACATCCATTCCGGTGCTCAAAGGTTTCTCCACCAGGAATGGAATACCGCGGCGGATTAATTCGGACTCAATCGATCCGTGGGACATCGGAGGCACACAGATATACACCGCATCCAGCTTCTCACCATCCAGCATATGTTCAAGTTCCCCGTAACCAACAGCATCATAAACGGAGGCCATAGCCTCTGCCTTTTCGAGCGATGTTCCACAGACACTCGCAACACGAACACCTTCCATCCGTGCGAGAATATCCGCGTGTACCTTACTGAACCAGCCTGTTCCAATGATTCCGATCTGTAATGTCATGGATGTAATCCCCTCTCTATGTTACACGCTTACATGTTCCATTCGACTCTCGACCTTGAAATCCTGCCTCAGATTTTGCCGGATGCTTCCAGCAACAGCTGATCCAGTTCTTGTGTACGTTTAATCGCTTGCTCTTCAGACCAGTCCAAACGACCAGCCATATATGAGATAACTGCTGCTTTATAGCGACGAACTTCATCAATACGGAAGTATAAATCACCTGTTCTTCGAACCAAAAAGTCAGATGGGGTTACAGCCATCTCTTCATCAATCGCGTAACGTAGCATCAGCAATAGCTCCTGTGGCATGCCATGAAGCTCGGATTTGGTGCGTGGATCGGGCATTCGCTCATACAGTGCCCCCACATTGGAACCATACGTGCGGACCAGCCGCTCCGCAGCAGGTCGAGCAAGCCCCAGGGCAACACCATCCTTGATCTTGCGCTCTGCATACGATACAAATCCAGACGATCCCCCTACATCACCGCCGGAGATGGGCATCTTCTTCGTTACGCAAGGGCCAATGGAATGTCCGTGCTCCTGCTCCATCTGGCGAGCGACCAGATCAACGACCATCTCAGCCATTTTGCGGTATCCAGTTAATTTGCCTCCGGCAATGGTAATCAGATTGGAATCGGATACCCAGACTTCGTCCTTACGTGAAATTTCGGAAGGATTCTTGCCTTCCTCATGAATTAATGGACGTACACCCGCCCATCCGGACTCCACATCCTTGATACCAATCCGTACATCTGGAAACATGCCATTAACTGCATCAATCACATAATCGCGGTCCGAGTCGGAGATTAGCGGATGTGCAGGATCGTCCTGATATACGGTGTCGGTTGTCCCCACATAGGTTTTGCCATCACGAGGGACAGCAAACACCATTCGACCATCTGGTGTATCAAAATAGACCGCCTGTCTTAGCGGGAATCGTTCACCATCAAAGACCAAATGAATACCTTTGGTCATCTGTAGTGTTTTCCCTTGGCGTGAACCATCCAATTCCCGCAGCCCATCCACCCATGGACCGGAAGCGTTGATCACCTTGCTTGCTTTTAGCGTATAGATCTGCCCATCGATCTGATCCATGGCTTCAATACCTGTAATCTTGCCATTCTCCTTCAGGAAACCCTTCGCCTTGACGTAGTTCACTGCCTGTGCCCCATGTTTGACAGCTTCTTTCATAACTTCTATAGTGAGCCTGGCATCATCAGTCCGGTACTCCACATAGAGTCCACCACCCAACAACCCCTGTGTGCGTAATAAAGGTTCACTATCCGACACCGCTCCAGCATTCAACATTTGGCGCCGTTCACTGCGTTTCACCCCGGCGAGCCGATCATACACCATCAATCCAATGGATGTGCTGAAGCGGCCGAACGTACCTGCCGTATAGATCGGTAACAACATCGGTTCCGGTGTTGTCACATGTGGCCCATTCTCATAAACAACAGCCCGCTCCCGTCCTACCTCAGCAACCATCTTCACTTCATATTGCTTCAAATAACGCAATCCGCCATGGACAAGTTTGGTCGAACGACTGGATGTACCTGCTGCAAAATCCTGCATTTCGACAAGCGCCGTCTTCAATCCACGCGAAGCCGCATCCAGTGCAATCCCTGCGCCTGTAATCCCACCGCCAATAATTAATATGTCAAAATGTGCATTCGCCATGCCTCGCAAATATTCGGTCCGGTGTGCTGAAGAGAACATTTCTGTCATTTCTGAACCTCCCATTGATTTCCTTCATGTTTTCGTAAAAAAACAAAAAAAGGACCACGTCATTCGCTCAGCAATTGCTGAGCGGCACGTGGTCCCTCCCGATCTCCAGACATCATTTTTTAACTTGTGCCTTTATCCTATCACAGATTTTTGACGGCGTGAAGTCCTGAAATGACACATTATTCAAAAAAAAATCAAAAAGTTGTTCTGCCAAAGGATGGAATTTCAAATGAATCCACTAACCTTGTTTTTTTCCTTATAGTGGCTATATATTTTACTCCCTCCAGGAAGAATAACCCTGTAAATCATGCATCATTTTCCACCAGTAAATATCATTTATAACATAAGTTTAGTGATAAAGTACAAATACCCACATCGAGATAATTGTAGATTTATTGCATATTTTTTATTTGAAGGCCCTCGCTGCGTTCACGGCACGCTTCCAGCCTGCATACAGTTCTGTCCGTTGTTCCTCAGCCATAACTGGATGGAAGACACGCTCCGTATTCTCATGATCGGCCAATTCATCCGCGTTCGTCCAATACCCAACCGCCAGACCTGCCAGATAAGCCGCACCCAATGCAGTGGTTTCGTTCACTGTAGGTCGTTCGACAGGAATGCCCAGAATATCACTTTGGAACTGCATCAGGAAATCATTAGCCGCCGCCCCGCCATCGACACGCAGAGCATGCACAGGAATACCCGAGTCGGATTCCATCGCCTCCAGTACATCTTTGGTCTGATACGCCAATGCTTCCAGTGTAGCGCGGATAAAGTGTTCCTTCGTCGTGCCCCGGGTCAGGCCAAACACTGCACCCTTGACCTCACTATCCCAATACGGACTGCCCAGTCCCACAAATGCAGGTACCATATACACGCCATCTGTCGAAGGCACGCGTGAGGCGTAGTCCTCACTATCTTTTGAAGAGCGAAGCATTCTTAATCCGTCACGCAACCATTGAACCGCTGAGCCTGCAACAAAAATACTGCCTTCAAGCGCATACTCCACCTTGCCATT
This window contains:
- a CDS encoding CidA/LrgA family holin-like protein, whose translation is MKKWGIGIAQVALLMVFSLLMDLLARTLHLPVPGSILGMVVLFILLQTRVVKLRWIEVGAAWLLGELLLFFIPSAVGIMNYMPMLEHDGLQILFIVLLSTFLVMSCTGLVATRIAKRKERHTG
- a CDS encoding LrgB family protein; translation: MIGFLCLLLTVGIYAVAKRMYRNLPKVYLSPLLITPLLVVGILLATGTDYATYSSGGKWLSLLLQPATVAFAVPLYTFFHVLKKHISEIVFSVMTGSVVAVLSSALLAKWLRLDSGLIHSLIPRSITTPIAMNVSATIGGIPAVTAVFVIMTGLLGVIMGPSIVKMLRIDGEIARGTLFGTGAHGTGTSKAFELSSLTGTISSISMVLAALFTLAVAPVLSKLIFP
- a CDS encoding AbrB/MazE/SpoVT family DNA-binding domain-containing protein: MKRTGMKRSLDRLGRIVLPKEMRDTMEIHIGDPLEFFIEGKELILRKYKSTLCIFCGDVDTEMYFKEQFICRTCAIQLKHPDDSPDWFVPQNKQAPAPVERPASKSASVSSPAREEGTTADNQEYPDLRPKTARMLQQMKEIVEQNPGLAQQQIAEKLGISQGRVSQLKKLL
- a CDS encoding Crp/Fnr family transcriptional regulator → MDKILYLSQFDLMSSLSEADLIEMDGMTSITTIPKNRQIQTPDTFTEGFYFVKRGKVRLYTLNPEGKQFTLDILTEGNVFGEMNGISLGTRAVYIETMEECDICLMNKQRFEQFLIEHPQFMMRLMNVLSERIKRMSELTQTLALGSLHEKVIHNLFRLAEQMGWIEEDEYCRIQLGLTHQEIAWMAGATRESVTIVMQDLAKAGRIRTGFKSVSLHRDEIAILRKITAHL
- a CDS encoding DoxX family protein, which produces MNKILGYIFLVVLAGVFVMTGFNKISGADMMIQTFESFSYPTWTMYLLGAAELLSAVGLVIPRTRILASGILTFILIGAVGSHLIYAQYAAVPFPAVLLVANIIVLIVGMRRLEEEEEGQMDAIQA
- a CDS encoding helix-turn-helix domain-containing protein, with the translated sequence MITQAIDIIGKKWVLLIMYQLLSGPKRFTELEAEMAISGRLLSERLKEMETEGIVTRHMFPEIPPRVEYELTPKGRAIEPVIDQIYSWSSDWLKQQKSE
- a CDS encoding Gfo/Idh/MocA family oxidoreductase, which encodes MTLQIGIIGTGWFSKVHADILARMEGVRVASVCGTSLEKAEAMASVYDAVGYGELEHMLDGEKLDAVYICVPPMSHGSIESELIRRGIPFLVEKPLSTGMDVPRQVLEQVQKSGLLTSVGYHFRYQEAAQVLQQAMKEQTVGMALGRWMGGMPGVSWWRRQDGSGGQFVEQTTHIVDLLRYCAGEVTEVYAVAAQRSMHEKHEHVTVADVANVTLKLESGAIASIANTCLLPDGEGGAGLQFYTDAGVWDWTPERLLLPSAAKHSMAGQEIPAGHNPYERENEAFIHALRTGDRSRILSDYADACRTQEITTAALASADSALPVQLQPSKHLSH
- a CDS encoding FAD-dependent oxidoreductase, translated to MTEMFSSAHRTEYLRGMANAHFDILIIGGGITGAGIALDAASRGLKTALVEMQDFAAGTSSRSTKLVHGGLRYLKQYEVKMVAEVGRERAVVYENGPHVTTPEPMLLPIYTAGTFGRFSTSIGLMVYDRLAGVKRSERRQMLNAGAVSDSEPLLRTQGLLGGGLYVEYRTDDARLTIEVMKEAVKHGAQAVNYVKAKGFLKENGKITGIEAMDQIDGQIYTLKASKVINASGPWVDGLRELDGSRQGKTLQMTKGIHLVFDGERFPLRQAVYFDTPDGRMVFAVPRDGKTYVGTTDTVYQDDPAHPLISDSDRDYVIDAVNGMFPDVRIGIKDVESGWAGVRPLIHEEGKNPSEISRKDEVWVSDSNLITIAGGKLTGYRKMAEMVVDLVARQMEQEHGHSIGPCVTKKMPISGGDVGGSSGFVSYAERKIKDGVALGLARPAAERLVRTYGSNVGALYERMPDPRTKSELHGMPQELLLMLRYAIDEEMAVTPSDFLVRRTGDLYFRIDEVRRYKAAVISYMAGRLDWSEEQAIKRTQELDQLLLEASGKI